One Candidatus Binatia bacterium DNA segment encodes these proteins:
- a CDS encoding sulfurtransferase TusA family protein, with product MALQPSPQTPELLDLRGVQCPLNWARAKVSLEGMPAGSRLAVLVDDPRAVQNLPRAAEASGHAVIQVLKRREGWEIELER from the coding sequence ATGGCCTTGCAACCTTCCCCGCAGACACCGGAATTACTTGATCTTCGCGGTGTTCAATGCCCGCTGAACTGGGCCCGGGCCAAGGTTTCCCTCGAGGGAATGCCCGCAGGTTCGCGCCTCGCGGTTCTTGTCGATGATCCACGGGCGGTGCAAAACCTGCCCCGCGCGGCGGAGGCGAGTGGACATGCCGTGATTCAGGTCCTGAAAAGGCGTGAGGGCTGGGAGATCGAGCTCGAGCGCTAG
- a CDS encoding DUF3467 domain-containing protein — protein MQQPFAPSEVLVDDYRAEPWHGEGMSDPSRKNSKPMNVQTDPKTATGVYANMMMVTHRPEEFVLDYLFAPPQTPDAEESVALLRSRVIVAPAHAKRILRALEDNLRRYEANFGPITEANAAQPTLQ, from the coding sequence ATGCAACAGCCGTTCGCACCATCCGAGGTGCTGGTGGATGACTACCGCGCTGAACCATGGCATGGTGAGGGTATGTCGGATCCATCCCGTAAGAACTCGAAGCCCATGAATGTGCAGACGGACCCCAAGACGGCAACGGGGGTCTATGCCAACATGATGATGGTGACCCACAGGCCAGAGGAGTTCGTGCTCGACTATCTCTTCGCGCCACCGCAGACACCCGACGCCGAGGAGTCCGTCGCCTTGCTCCGCTCCCGTGTGATCGTCGCGCCGGCCCACGCCAAGCGGATCTTGCGCGCACTCGAGGACAACCTGCGGCGCTATGAAGCGAATTTCGGCCCGATCACCGAGGCCAATGCAGCCCAACCAACCCTGCAATAA
- a CDS encoding ATP-dependent helicase — protein sequence MPRSYTIRRETSGEPLYRIDYRGELNEAQYQAATTLDGPVLVIAGAGSGKTRTLIYRVARLVESGVDAKSILLLTFTRRASQEMLRRAEALLGDEGLDRVTGGTFHSFANLVLRRYGELYGWPPRFTILDRSDSEDTLQLMRVRLGLDSRERRFPRKKTLAKIFSAMVNRGLSIEEILELEYPQLLDDLEDLAACRAAFEEYKSDRNLLDYDDLLLHLVRHLRENDELRLRLRKLYRYIMVDEYQDTNQIQAEIVSLLAGENGNLMIVGDDAQSIYGFRGADVENILRFPTEHKATSVIRLEENYRSTQPILDVTNAVIAASDQRHEKTLFSSRKEGEVPWVVPAPDERWQSLFVRQRILDLVEEGVPLNRIAVLFRSSTHSFDLELELTRAGIDYVKRGGFRFLESAHVKDVLGFLRVLENAQDSVAWGRILLLLDSVGAKAAGQALEWMGSAASGDRRLSTYEGSPGMRKGAIQSIRSLGAFLESLQPEASEPSVLVDQVLRFYQPILEREYREDAPKRERDLEQFQILAERFPTLTQLLSELALEPPVDAVGGSVALDTADQGQLVLSTIHSAKGLEWHSVFVLSVLEGRLPSIYALEAGDLEEERRLLYVACTRAEENLYLCYPMEVQDRAMGGFVSARVSQFLADVPEEAMLQLRLEGEES from the coding sequence ATGCCTCGTTCGTATACCATCCGCCGGGAGACCAGCGGCGAGCCACTTTATCGGATCGATTATCGTGGGGAACTCAATGAGGCCCAGTACCAGGCCGCAACGACGCTCGACGGTCCGGTTCTGGTGATTGCCGGCGCAGGCAGCGGCAAGACGCGCACACTGATCTATCGGGTTGCCCGTCTGGTCGAGTCCGGGGTCGACGCCAAATCCATCCTGTTATTGACCTTCACCCGTCGCGCTTCGCAGGAGATGTTGCGCCGAGCCGAGGCTCTATTGGGAGACGAGGGGCTTGATCGGGTGACGGGCGGTACCTTTCACTCCTTCGCGAATCTCGTCTTGCGTCGGTACGGAGAGCTCTACGGCTGGCCGCCTCGCTTTACGATCCTCGATCGGAGTGATTCCGAAGATACATTGCAGCTCATGCGGGTGCGGTTGGGTCTCGACTCGCGGGAGCGGCGGTTCCCTCGCAAGAAGACTCTGGCAAAGATTTTCAGCGCCATGGTCAACCGGGGGCTATCTATCGAAGAGATTCTGGAGCTGGAGTACCCGCAACTGCTCGACGATCTCGAGGATCTGGCCGCTTGCCGGGCGGCTTTTGAGGAATATAAGTCGGACCGAAATCTGTTGGACTACGACGATCTGCTGCTCCACCTGGTCCGTCATTTGCGCGAGAACGACGAGCTCCGGCTACGTCTGCGAAAGCTGTACCGGTACATCATGGTTGACGAGTATCAGGATACCAACCAGATCCAGGCGGAGATCGTCTCCTTGCTCGCGGGAGAGAATGGGAACCTGATGATCGTGGGAGACGATGCTCAGTCGATCTATGGATTTCGCGGGGCGGATGTGGAGAATATCCTTCGGTTCCCAACCGAGCATAAGGCAACCAGCGTGATTCGTCTCGAGGAAAACTACCGCTCCACGCAACCGATTCTGGATGTGACGAACGCAGTGATCGCCGCCTCGGACCAGCGACATGAAAAAACGCTTTTTAGCTCGCGGAAGGAAGGTGAGGTTCCCTGGGTGGTCCCAGCCCCCGACGAGCGTTGGCAAAGTCTGTTCGTGAGGCAGCGTATCCTTGATCTGGTGGAGGAAGGCGTACCTCTGAATCGGATTGCAGTCCTGTTTCGTTCGTCCACGCATTCCTTTGATTTGGAACTCGAGTTGACTCGGGCGGGAATTGACTACGTCAAGCGTGGTGGGTTTCGTTTTCTGGAAAGCGCTCACGTAAAAGATGTTCTCGGCTTCCTGCGCGTACTGGAGAATGCGCAGGATTCAGTTGCCTGGGGCCGAATCCTGCTTCTGCTCGACAGCGTTGGTGCCAAGGCCGCAGGGCAGGCGCTGGAGTGGATGGGCTCTGCGGCTTCAGGCGATCGGCGACTCTCGACGTATGAAGGCAGCCCCGGCATGCGAAAGGGCGCGATCCAGTCGATCCGCTCCCTGGGGGCCTTTCTTGAGTCCCTGCAGCCGGAAGCCTCCGAGCCCTCGGTTCTGGTCGATCAGGTTCTGCGGTTTTATCAGCCAATCCTCGAGCGCGAGTATCGGGAGGACGCTCCGAAGAGAGAACGCGATCTCGAGCAGTTCCAGATCCTGGCGGAGAGATTCCCGACCCTGACGCAATTGCTTTCGGAATTGGCATTGGAGCCGCCGGTGGATGCAGTGGGCGGTTCGGTCGCGTTGGACACAGCCGACCAGGGACAATTGGTTCTCTCCACGATTCATTCGGCGAAAGGGCTGGAGTGGCATTCGGTGTTCGTTCTCTCGGTCCTCGAGGGGCGTCTGCCATCGATCTACGCCCTCGAAGCAGGAGATCTCGAAGAGGAACGTCGGCTTCTCTACGTCGCCTGTACGCGGGCCGAGGAGAACCTCTATCTCTGTTACCCGATGGAAGTGCAGGATCGCGCGATGGGCGGATTTGTTTCGGCGCGGGTGTCCCAGTTTCTGGCGGATGTTCCGGAAGAAGCGATGCTTCAGCTTCGCCTCGAAGGCGAGGAATCATGA